One window from the genome of Mycolicibacterium gadium encodes:
- a CDS encoding acylphosphatase has protein sequence MQELAEVRLTAWVHGHVQGVGFRWWTRSRALELGLTGYASNRPDGRVQVVAQGPREACEKLLDLLQGGHTPGHVDKVIADWSEVGETLSGFTER, from the coding sequence ATGCAGGAGTTAGCTGAGGTACGTCTCACGGCATGGGTGCACGGCCACGTGCAGGGAGTCGGCTTCCGGTGGTGGACCCGGTCGCGCGCGCTGGAACTCGGGTTGACCGGATACGCCTCGAACAGGCCCGACGGCCGCGTTCAAGTGGTCGCCCAGGGTCCGCGAGAGGCCTGCGAAAAGTTACTTGACCTGCTGCAAGGCGGCCATACGCCGGGACATGTCGACAAAGTGATCGCCGATTGGTCAGAAGTCGGCGAAACGCTATCGGGGTTCACCGAGCGATAG
- the smc gene encoding chromosome segregation protein SMC, whose product MHLKSLTLKGFKSFASPTTLRFEPGITCVVGPNGSGKSNVVDALTWVMGEQGAKTLRGGKMEDVIFAGTSSRPPLGRAEVTVTIDNSDNSLPIEYSEVSITRRMFRDGGSEYEINGASCRLMDVQELLSDSGIGREMHVIVGQGKLSEILESRPEDRRAFIEEAAGVLKHRKRKEKAVRKLDSMSANLARLTDLTTELRRQLKPLGRQAEMARRAQTIQADLRDARLRLAADDLVVRRAEFENTNQTETTLRREHDDLVARLEARTVELNGHESAVGSLSERAESAQQTWFSLSALAERVSATVRIASERAQHLDTEPEASTGPDPDELEAKAEEVAAQERRLLAELDESRTRLEAARAELSAREGVAAEAERAHLAAVRAEADRREGLARLAGQVDTMRTRVESIDETVARLTVGIDEAAAKAQQTQAEFETVQGRVGQLDAGEVGLDEHHDRTVTALRLADERVAELQGAERGAERQVASLRARIEALSVGLERKDGAAWLQKNHGGSGLFGSIANLVKVRPGYEVAIAAVLGAAADAVAAENSGAARSAVAALKQSDGGRAAIVLGDWPHHAAPDEGPAPEGALWALDLVDAPHRLQGAMTAMLSGVVVVRDLSAALDVVVARPQLKAVTADGDLVGAGSVTGGSDRKPSTLEIASEVEKARQELAAAEKQTAELSAALAGALAEQATRQDAAEQALAALNESDAAISAVYEQLGRLGQDARATDDEWQRLIRQRDELEAGRNRTVQELAELEQRLHNAQEEPTLESEPVDRQESTAAAEAARGAEVEARLAVRTAEERANAVRGRADSMRRAATAERDARLRAQRAREARVHAAAVAAAVAESGRLVAQRLSAAVAVASQARDDVAAERQHRATALAKAREEVNELSAKINALTDALHRDEIAKAQAALRIEQLEEHVLETFGMAAADLVAEYGPDVALPPSELEMAEYEQARERGEQVMAPAPMPFDRPTQERRAKKAERELNELGRVNPLALEEFAALEERYNFLSTQLEDVKAARKDLLDVIDDVDARILQVFSEAYVDVEREFQQVFSALFPGGEGRLLLTNPDDMLTTGIEVEARPPGKKIKRLSLLSGGEKSLTAVAMLVAIFRARPSPFYVMDEVEAALDDVNLRRLLGLFEQLRSQSQLLIITHQKPTMEIADALYGVTMRDDGITAVISQRMRGQELVGAAN is encoded by the coding sequence GTGCACCTCAAGAGTCTGACCCTGAAGGGCTTCAAGTCGTTTGCTTCGCCGACGACTCTGCGCTTCGAGCCAGGCATCACGTGTGTCGTCGGCCCGAACGGGTCCGGCAAGTCGAACGTCGTCGACGCGCTCACGTGGGTGATGGGCGAACAGGGTGCCAAGACTCTGCGCGGCGGCAAGATGGAAGACGTCATCTTCGCAGGCACGTCGTCACGCCCGCCGCTCGGCCGCGCCGAGGTGACGGTCACGATCGACAATTCCGACAACTCGCTGCCGATCGAATACTCCGAAGTGTCGATCACCCGCCGGATGTTCCGTGACGGCGGCAGCGAGTACGAGATCAACGGCGCCAGTTGCCGTTTGATGGACGTGCAGGAGCTGCTGTCCGACTCCGGCATCGGCCGCGAAATGCACGTGATCGTCGGGCAGGGCAAGCTCTCCGAGATCCTCGAATCCCGACCCGAGGACAGGCGCGCGTTCATCGAAGAGGCCGCGGGCGTCCTCAAGCACCGCAAGCGCAAGGAAAAGGCCGTCCGCAAGCTCGACTCGATGTCGGCCAACCTGGCGCGGCTGACGGACCTGACGACCGAGCTGCGCCGCCAGCTCAAGCCGCTGGGCAGGCAGGCGGAGATGGCTCGCCGCGCCCAGACCATCCAGGCCGACCTGCGTGACGCCCGGTTGCGGCTGGCGGCCGACGACCTCGTCGTCCGCAGGGCGGAGTTCGAGAACACCAACCAGACCGAGACGACGCTGCGTCGTGAACATGACGATCTGGTGGCGCGGCTCGAGGCGCGTACCGTCGAGCTGAACGGGCACGAGTCGGCGGTCGGCAGCCTCAGCGAGCGCGCGGAATCCGCTCAGCAGACCTGGTTTTCGCTGTCGGCGTTGGCCGAACGGGTCAGCGCCACGGTGCGCATCGCCAGCGAGCGGGCCCAGCACCTGGACACCGAGCCTGAAGCGTCGACCGGACCCGACCCCGACGAGCTGGAGGCCAAGGCCGAAGAGGTCGCCGCCCAGGAGCGCCGACTACTTGCGGAGCTGGACGAATCGCGCACCCGCCTGGAAGCCGCCCGCGCCGAACTCAGTGCGCGCGAAGGTGTCGCCGCAGAAGCCGAACGCGCCCATCTGGCCGCCGTCCGCGCCGAGGCCGACCGCCGTGAGGGTCTGGCCCGGCTGGCCGGCCAGGTCGACACGATGCGCACCCGCGTCGAGTCGATCGACGAGACCGTCGCACGGCTGACCGTCGGGATCGACGAGGCAGCAGCCAAAGCCCAGCAAACCCAGGCCGAGTTCGAGACCGTGCAGGGTCGAGTCGGCCAACTCGATGCGGGTGAGGTCGGCCTCGACGAGCACCACGATCGCACGGTGACCGCGCTGCGGCTCGCCGACGAACGGGTCGCCGAACTGCAGGGTGCCGAGCGTGGCGCCGAACGTCAGGTGGCGTCACTGCGGGCCCGTATCGAGGCGTTGTCCGTCGGCCTCGAACGCAAAGACGGAGCGGCTTGGCTGCAGAAAAACCACGGCGGGTCAGGCCTTTTCGGCTCGATCGCCAATCTGGTCAAGGTGCGCCCGGGCTACGAGGTGGCGATCGCCGCGGTGCTGGGCGCCGCCGCCGATGCCGTCGCCGCCGAGAATTCGGGTGCCGCGCGGTCGGCCGTCGCGGCGCTGAAGCAGTCCGACGGGGGCCGCGCGGCCATCGTCCTCGGCGACTGGCCTCACCACGCCGCGCCCGACGAAGGCCCCGCACCCGAGGGCGCGCTGTGGGCGTTGGATCTCGTCGATGCGCCCCATCGGCTGCAGGGCGCGATGACCGCGATGCTGTCGGGAGTTGTGGTGGTTCGCGACCTGTCCGCCGCGCTGGATGTGGTCGTCGCGCGCCCGCAGCTCAAGGCGGTCACCGCGGACGGGGATCTCGTGGGGGCGGGATCGGTCACCGGCGGTTCAGATCGCAAGCCCAGCACGCTGGAGATCGCGTCCGAGGTCGAAAAGGCCCGCCAAGAGCTCGCAGCCGCCGAGAAGCAGACCGCAGAACTGTCCGCCGCGCTGGCCGGTGCGTTGGCCGAGCAGGCTACCCGCCAAGACGCCGCCGAACAGGCGCTGGCCGCGCTCAACGAGTCCGACGCGGCGATCTCGGCGGTCTACGAACAGCTTGGGCGGCTCGGCCAGGACGCCCGCGCGACCGATGACGAGTGGCAGCGGCTGATCCGGCAGCGCGACGAACTCGAGGCCGGCCGCAATCGGACCGTCCAGGAGCTCGCCGAGCTAGAGCAGCGACTACACAACGCGCAAGAGGAGCCGACGCTCGAATCCGAACCGGTCGATCGCCAGGAGTCGACGGCGGCCGCCGAGGCTGCCCGCGGCGCCGAGGTGGAGGCGCGGCTGGCCGTCCGGACGGCCGAAGAGCGAGCGAATGCCGTTCGCGGCCGGGCCGATTCGATGCGCAGGGCGGCTACCGCCGAACGTGATGCCCGCTTGCGCGCGCAGCGTGCCCGGGAGGCACGCGTGCACGCCGCGGCGGTCGCAGCCGCCGTGGCGGAGTCGGGACGCCTGGTCGCGCAGCGGCTCAGCGCGGCAGTGGCCGTCGCGTCGCAAGCACGTGACGACGTCGCCGCCGAACGTCAGCACCGCGCAACCGCATTGGCGAAGGCGCGCGAGGAAGTCAACGAGTTAAGCGCCAAGATCAACGCTCTCACCGACGCCCTGCACCGCGACGAGATCGCCAAAGCGCAAGCGGCACTTCGTATCGAACAGCTCGAGGAGCATGTCCTCGAGACGTTCGGAATGGCGGCGGCCGATCTGGTCGCCGAGTACGGCCCCGATGTCGCGCTCCCTCCGTCGGAGCTGGAGATGGCTGAGTACGAGCAGGCGCGCGAGCGCGGCGAGCAGGTGATGGCGCCGGCGCCCATGCCGTTCGACAGGCCCACCCAGGAGCGTCGCGCCAAGAAGGCCGAGCGCGAACTCAACGAGCTGGGCCGGGTGAATCCACTGGCGCTGGAGGAGTTCGCGGCACTGGAGGAGCGCTACAACTTCCTGTCCACGCAATTGGAGGACGTCAAGGCGGCCCGCAAGGATCTGCTCGACGTCATCGACGATGTCGACGCCCGTATCCTCCAGGTGTTCTCCGAGGCGTACGTCGACGTGGAACGTGAGTTCCAGCAAGTGTTCTCGGCGTTGTTCCCCGGCGGCGAGGGCAGGCTGCTGCTGACGAACCCCGACGACATGCTCACCACCGGCATCGAGGTCGAGGCCCGCCCGCCTGGCAAGAAGATCAAGCGCCTGTCACTGCTGTCGGGTGGTGAGAAGTCGCTGACCGCCGTCGCGATGCTGGTGGCCATCTTCCGCGCGAGGCCGTCGCCGTTCTACGTGATGGACGAGGTGGAGGCCGCACTCGACGACGTGAACCTGCGCCGCCTGTTGGGGCTGTTCGAGCAATTGCGCAGCCAGTCGCAGCTGCTCATCATCACGCACCAGAAGCCGACGATGGAGATCGCCGACGCGCTGTACGGCGTGACGATGCGCGACGACGGCATCACGGCGGTGATCAGTCAGCGCATGCGCGGCCAGGAACTGGTCGGCGCCGCCAACTGA
- a CDS encoding OsmC family protein encodes MTELWVERTGARRYTGRSARGAEVLVGSEDVEGVFTPGELMKIALAACSGMASDAPLQRRLGEDYSTTIRVSGPADREQERYPLLEERMELDLSGLPEEERARVLTVVERAIDQVCTVGRTLKSGTKVTFEVNDAGVS; translated from the coding sequence ATGACTGAACTATGGGTTGAGCGCACCGGCGCCCGCCGCTACACCGGACGCAGCGCGCGCGGTGCCGAGGTACTCGTCGGCAGCGAGGATGTCGAGGGCGTGTTCACCCCGGGCGAGCTGATGAAGATCGCGCTTGCGGCCTGCAGCGGGATGGCCAGCGACGCCCCCTTGCAGCGCCGTCTCGGCGAGGATTACTCCACCACGATCAGGGTGTCGGGCCCCGCCGATCGCGAACAGGAGCGCTACCCGCTGCTGGAGGAGCGCATGGAACTCGACCTGTCGGGGCTGCCGGAGGAGGAGCGGGCGCGGGTACTCACCGTCGTGGAGCGGGCGATCGATCAGGTCTGCACGGTGGGCCGCACCCTCAAGTCCGGTACCAAAGTGACGTTTGAGGTAAATGATGCAGGAGTTAGCTGA